A genomic window from Oceanobacillus timonensis includes:
- a CDS encoding DUF5362 family protein, whose product MHPRYFKWIHILSKFLGIVTILYGIFIIIQNFPSIIGPIPGLASILLGVYLYKNGIEANRLLKSDRKSKQAFEGMLKYYGLFLMMNGLLIIAAIILYTIYIYL is encoded by the coding sequence GTGCACCCAAGATACTTTAAATGGATTCATATCCTGAGCAAATTTCTCGGTATTGTCACCATCCTGTATGGCATATTCATTATCATTCAGAACTTTCCGTCCATTATCGGACCTATTCCCGGGCTCGCATCTATTTTGCTAGGTGTTTATTTATATAAAAATGGAATCGAAGCAAACCGTCTTTTGAAATCGGACAGAAAAAGCAAGCAGGCTTTTGAAGGAATGTTAAAATACTATGGCTTATTTTTAATGATGAATGGGCTGTTGATTATAGCGGCGATTATTTTATACACCATTTATATATATTTATAA